A genomic region of Pseudomonas frederiksbergensis contains the following coding sequences:
- a CDS encoding ABC transporter ATP-binding protein has translation MLYRRFEKLIDIFRDAPTAAPPSRVLPFYTYYLRQVWPSFAALLVVGLIGALIEVALFSYLSRIIDLAQGTPNADFFKIHGVELAWMAAVALILRPIFVGLHDLLVHQTLSPGMTSMIRWQNHSYVLKQSLNFFQNDFAGRIAQRIMQTGNSLRDSAVQAVDALWHVLIYAISALVLFAEADWRLMIPLLTWIACYIGALCYFVPRVKERSVVSSDARSKLMGRIVDGYTNITTLKLFAHTHFEQQYAREAIAEQTEKSQLAGRVVTSMDVVITSMNGLLIVGTTGLALWLWTQSLISVGAIALATGLVIRIVNMSGWIMWVVNGIFENIGMVQDGLQTIAQPISVTDREPAPRLEVARGEVRFEHVAFHYGKKSGIIGDLNLTIKAGEKIGLIGPSGAGKSTLVNLLLRLYDLQDGQILVDGQNIANVAQESLRERIGMITQDTSLLHRSIRDNLLYGKPDATDEELWEAVRKARADEFIPLLSDAEGRTGFDAHVGERGVKLSGGQRQRIAIARVLLKDAPILIMDEATSALDSEVEAAIQESLETLMQGKTVIAIAHRLSTIARMDRLVVLEKGHIAESGSHTELLAHGGLYARLWQHQTGGFVGID, from the coding sequence ATGCTCTATCGTCGTTTCGAAAAACTGATCGATATTTTCCGTGACGCCCCGACGGCGGCTCCGCCGAGCCGGGTTCTCCCCTTCTATACCTATTACCTGCGTCAGGTCTGGCCGAGTTTTGCTGCGCTGTTGGTCGTCGGCTTGATCGGCGCGCTGATCGAAGTGGCATTGTTCAGTTACCTGAGTCGAATCATCGATTTGGCCCAAGGCACGCCCAATGCAGACTTCTTCAAGATTCACGGTGTCGAGCTGGCCTGGATGGCGGCAGTCGCACTGATTCTGCGGCCGATATTCGTCGGCCTGCATGACCTGCTGGTGCATCAAACCCTGAGCCCCGGCATGACCAGCATGATTCGCTGGCAAAACCACAGTTACGTGCTCAAACAGAGCCTGAATTTTTTCCAGAACGACTTCGCCGGGCGCATCGCCCAACGGATCATGCAAACCGGCAACTCCCTGCGCGACTCCGCGGTGCAAGCTGTAGACGCCTTATGGCATGTACTGATCTACGCGATCAGCGCTCTGGTGCTGTTCGCCGAAGCCGACTGGCGCCTGATGATCCCGCTGCTGACCTGGATCGCCTGCTACATCGGCGCACTGTGCTACTTCGTGCCGCGGGTCAAGGAACGTTCGGTGGTGTCCTCCGATGCGCGCTCCAAACTCATGGGCCGGATCGTCGACGGCTACACCAACATCACCACGCTGAAACTCTTCGCCCACACCCATTTTGAACAGCAATACGCGCGCGAAGCTATCGCAGAGCAAACTGAAAAATCCCAACTGGCCGGCCGCGTAGTCACCAGCATGGACGTGGTCATCACCAGCATGAATGGCCTGCTGATCGTCGGCACCACGGGCCTTGCGCTGTGGCTGTGGACCCAGTCGCTGATCTCGGTGGGGGCCATTGCCCTGGCCACCGGCCTGGTGATCCGCATCGTCAACATGTCGGGCTGGATCATGTGGGTGGTCAACGGCATCTTCGAAAACATCGGCATGGTCCAGGACGGCCTGCAAACCATCGCCCAACCGATCAGCGTCACCGACCGCGAACCGGCGCCGCGCCTGGAAGTAGCCCGTGGCGAGGTGCGTTTCGAACACGTGGCGTTTCACTACGGCAAGAAAAGCGGAATCATCGGCGACCTCAACCTGACCATCAAAGCCGGCGAAAAAATCGGATTGATCGGTCCTTCAGGCGCGGGCAAATCGACCTTGGTCAACCTGCTACTGCGCCTCTACGATCTGCAGGACGGGCAGATTCTGGTCGATGGACAGAACATCGCCAACGTGGCCCAGGAAAGCCTGCGCGAGCGGATCGGCATGATCACTCAGGACACCTCGCTGCTGCACCGTTCGATCCGTGACAATCTGCTTTACGGCAAACCCGACGCCACCGACGAAGAGCTCTGGGAGGCGGTCCGCAAGGCCCGCGCTGACGAGTTCATCCCGTTGCTGTCGGATGCTGAAGGCCGCACCGGCTTCGATGCTCATGTGGGTGAACGCGGGGTGAAACTCTCCGGCGGCCAGCGCCAGCGGATCGCCATCGCCCGAGTGCTGCTCAAGGACGCGCCGATCCTGATCATGGACGAAGCCACCTCGGCGCTGGACTCGGAAGTCGAAGCAGCGATTCAGGAAAGCCTGGAAACCCTGATGCAAGGCAAAACCGTGATCGCCATCGCTCACCGACTCTCGACCATCGCCCGGATGGATCGTCTGGTGGTGCTGGAAAAAGGCCACATTGCCGAAAGCGGCAGCCATACCGAATTGCTGGCCCATGGCGGGTTGTATGCGCGGCTGTGGCAGCACCAGACCGGCGGGTTTGTCGGAATCGATTGA